A region from the uncultured Macellibacteroides sp. genome encodes:
- a CDS encoding DUF5686 family protein, with translation MYHKYISLLIILLVGGSLFSQTNAQTSVKGLVTDSITGEGLPFVSVFLKGSTQGTTTDADGYFAFASPSKSATLGFSYLGYNEKFVQLKSRKDNNLNVELAPTSYTLEEVVIKPGKEKYVKKGNPAVAFVKQVIESKDANNPRNHDFYNYERYEKMTFALNNFSEEKRKKGLFKKFDFLQNYVDTSSVTGLPILNISVKEALEEVYYRKNPSDEKRVITGIKRSGIDEVFSEEGVQQFLKEVLKDVDLFKNDIPLFLIRFVSPLSTMGPSFYKYYLMDTVQVNGTKCMDLGFVPFNSESFGFTGHLYITLDSTHFVKRVKLQVPKDINLNFVDGMTIDQEYDRAPDGTRLLIRDDIAVSFKLTAKSDGLHARRTVTYKNHSFEQPSDLSVFGKSGSVIELAEAKYKDNKFWKENRHVPIGEKEKAVDAMLAQLREVPLFFYTEQVVKALVSGYIPTAIKGSKIDIGPMNTSISGNAVEGMRFRAGATTTTHLNDRLFADGYVAYGTKDDKLKYSAGVEYSFIDKKEHPNEFPVHSVRAEYQYDINQLGQHYLYTNMDNMFLSIKRKKDDRITYLRKAELSYNREYQSGLSYGATLRHKTESATSYVPFIETSSDGMIRPVIDYSMTEMEFRLRFAPGEKFYQTRNHRIPITFDAPVFSLSHIVARKGLMGTDYNYNRTDFGFQKRVWFSAYGYTDIILKAGKIWDKVPFPLLMIPNANLSYTIQYESYALMNAMEFLNDQYLSWDVTYFVNGALLNRIPLIKELRWREVLSFRGLYGDLSDKNNPAYSDGLYLFPEGSYKMDNKPYMEVGVGVENIFRFLRFDYVWRLTYRDLPDVDTSGLRVSFHFTF, from the coding sequence ATGTACCATAAATATATTTCATTACTTATTATTTTATTGGTTGGTGGTTCCCTTTTTTCTCAGACTAATGCGCAGACATCCGTTAAAGGACTGGTTACAGATTCTATAACAGGTGAAGGATTGCCTTTTGTCTCAGTCTTCCTGAAAGGATCAACACAAGGAACAACGACAGATGCAGATGGATATTTTGCATTTGCAAGTCCGTCGAAGTCGGCTACCTTAGGTTTTTCATATCTTGGTTATAACGAAAAGTTTGTTCAGTTAAAATCCCGGAAAGATAACAATTTGAATGTAGAGCTTGCTCCAACATCCTATACGCTGGAGGAAGTTGTAATCAAGCCGGGAAAAGAGAAGTATGTGAAGAAAGGTAATCCTGCCGTAGCATTTGTTAAACAGGTAATTGAATCGAAAGATGCCAATAATCCCCGCAATCATGACTTTTATAATTACGAACGTTACGAGAAGATGACTTTTGCGCTGAATAACTTTAGTGAGGAAAAGCGTAAAAAAGGATTGTTCAAGAAGTTCGATTTTCTTCAGAATTATGTTGATACGTCCAGTGTGACCGGGTTGCCAATCCTTAATATTTCAGTAAAAGAAGCATTGGAAGAAGTATATTACCGGAAAAATCCGAGTGATGAAAAAAGGGTAATCACAGGAATTAAACGTTCAGGTATTGATGAGGTATTTTCGGAAGAAGGAGTGCAGCAGTTCTTGAAAGAAGTACTTAAAGATGTGGATTTATTTAAGAACGACATACCCCTTTTTTTAATTCGTTTTGTTAGTCCGTTGTCAACCATGGGACCTTCGTTCTATAAGTATTACTTAATGGACACGGTGCAAGTTAATGGCACTAAATGCATGGATTTGGGTTTTGTGCCCTTTAATTCCGAATCATTTGGTTTTACGGGACATCTCTACATTACGTTGGACTCAACCCATTTCGTCAAACGGGTTAAGTTGCAAGTACCTAAAGACATCAACCTGAACTTTGTGGATGGGATGACGATAGATCAGGAATACGACAGAGCGCCCGATGGTACTCGTTTACTTATCCGGGATGATATTGCAGTGTCCTTTAAACTTACTGCGAAGTCCGACGGATTACATGCCAGAAGAACCGTAACGTATAAAAATCATTCGTTTGAACAGCCGTCAGATTTATCCGTATTTGGAAAATCCGGATCAGTTATCGAACTGGCTGAAGCAAAATATAAAGACAATAAATTCTGGAAAGAAAACAGGCATGTTCCAATCGGAGAAAAGGAAAAAGCGGTAGATGCCATGCTTGCCCAATTACGGGAAGTTCCTTTATTCTTTTACACCGAACAGGTTGTTAAAGCCCTGGTTTCGGGTTATATTCCAACAGCAATCAAAGGAAGTAAAATTGATATTGGACCAATGAATACTTCGATAAGTGGAAATGCGGTAGAGGGAATGCGTTTTCGCGCAGGAGCAACTACAACTACTCATTTGAATGACCGATTGTTTGCCGATGGATACGTTGCTTACGGAACAAAAGATGATAAGCTTAAATATTCTGCAGGAGTCGAATACTCTTTTATTGATAAAAAAGAGCATCCCAACGAGTTTCCTGTTCATTCTGTAAGGGCAGAATATCAATACGATATTAATCAACTGGGGCAACATTATCTGTATACCAATATGGATAATATGTTCCTTTCGATTAAACGAAAGAAAGACGATCGGATAACTTATCTCAGGAAAGCCGAACTGAGTTACAACCGCGAATATCAGTCCGGGTTATCCTATGGAGCAACCCTTCGGCATAAAACGGAATCGGCCACTTCCTATGTTCCGTTTATAGAGACAAGTTCGGATGGAATGATCAGGCCTGTTATTGATTATTCAATGACCGAGATGGAATTTCGCTTGCGATTTGCTCCGGGCGAAAAATTCTACCAGACCAGAAACCATCGTATTCCAATTACATTCGATGCCCCGGTGTTTTCACTTAGTCATATTGTTGCAAGGAAAGGACTGATGGGAACCGATTATAATTATAACCGTACGGACTTTGGTTTTCAGAAAAGAGTCTGGTTTTCTGCCTATGGATACACCGATATTATCTTGAAAGCAGGTAAAATTTGGGATAAAGTGCCTTTCCCTTTGCTTATGATTCCAAATGCAAACTTGTCCTATACGATTCAGTATGAATCCTATGCATTAATGAATGCGATGGAATTTCTTAACGATCAGTATCTGTCCTGGGATGTAACCTACTTTGTAAATGGGGCATTGCTTAACCGTATTCCGTTGATAAAGGAATTGAGGTGGAGGGAAGTCCTTTCTTTCAGAGGTCTGTATGGCGATTTGAGTGATAAGAACAATCCGGCATATAGCGATGGACTGTACTTATTCCCGGAGGGATCGTACAAAATGGATAACAAGCCTTATATGGAAGTGGGAGTAGGGGTAGAAAATATATTTAGATTTCTTCGTTTCGACTATGTATGGAGGTTAACATACCGCGATCTGCCTGATGTAGACACAAGCGGGCTTCGGGTAAGTTTTCATTTTACATTTTAA
- a CDS encoding inositol-3-phosphate synthase, with the protein MKLEVKPASGKLGVLVVGVGGAVSSTFIVGTLAVRKGLATPIGSITQLATMRLGKRNENKFPKIKDIVPLATLDDIVFGGWDIFPEDVYEGAVHAEVLNQKDLEGVKDELKAIKPMKAAFDQNFVKRLHGTHVKEAATRWELMEQVREDIRNFKAANNCERVVVIWAASTEIYLPLGEEHKTLEGLRKAMKDNNVEQIAPSMCYAYAAIAEGAPFIMGAPNLCVDMPAMWDFSKEMNVPICGKDFKTGQTMLKTVLAPMLKTRMLGLDGWFSTNILGNRDGEVLDDPDSFKTKEVSKLSVIDTILQPELYPELYGNIYHKVRINYYPPRKDNKEGWDNIDLVGWMGYPMQLKVDFLCRDSILAAPLCLDLVLFADLALRCNFSGIQGWLSFYFKSPMHDLEHVPEHDLFIQYIKLKNTLRSIIGEETLDYID; encoded by the coding sequence ATGAAATTAGAAGTTAAACCAGCTAGCGGCAAGCTAGGTGTATTGGTCGTTGGAGTAGGAGGGGCAGTATCCTCCACTTTTATCGTGGGAACTTTAGCTGTAAGAAAGGGATTAGCTACCCCTATCGGTTCAATCACACAGTTGGCAACTATGCGATTGGGAAAACGAAACGAAAACAAATTCCCTAAAATAAAAGATATTGTTCCTTTGGCAACATTGGATGATATTGTTTTTGGCGGATGGGATATTTTCCCGGAAGATGTATACGAAGGTGCTGTTCATGCAGAAGTGTTGAATCAAAAAGACCTGGAAGGCGTAAAAGATGAACTGAAAGCAATTAAGCCGATGAAGGCAGCTTTCGATCAGAACTTTGTAAAACGGTTACATGGTACCCATGTAAAGGAAGCAGCTACCCGTTGGGAATTGATGGAACAGGTTCGCGAAGATATCCGGAACTTTAAGGCAGCGAACAATTGCGAACGTGTGGTTGTTATATGGGCTGCAAGTACCGAGATATATCTTCCGCTGGGCGAAGAGCATAAAACACTGGAAGGATTACGCAAGGCGATGAAGGACAATAATGTTGAGCAAATTGCACCAAGTATGTGTTATGCGTATGCCGCTATAGCCGAAGGCGCTCCATTCATTATGGGTGCTCCAAACTTATGTGTTGATATGCCTGCTATGTGGGACTTCTCCAAAGAGATGAATGTGCCAATCTGTGGAAAAGACTTTAAGACCGGTCAGACTATGTTGAAAACGGTTTTGGCTCCGATGCTTAAAACCCGTATGCTGGGTCTCGACGGCTGGTTCTCTACAAACATTCTGGGCAACCGTGATGGCGAAGTATTGGACGATCCGGATTCATTTAAAACCAAAGAAGTAAGTAAGCTTTCTGTAATTGATACTATACTTCAACCGGAATTGTATCCTGAATTATACGGAAATATATATCATAAGGTGCGTATTAACTATTATCCTCCCCGCAAAGATAACAAAGAAGGTTGGGATAATATCGACCTTGTAGGCTGGATGGGATATCCAATGCAGCTGAAAGTGGATTTCCTTTGTCGTGATTCAATACTTGCAGCGCCGCTTTGTCTCGACTTGGTATTGTTTGCAGATTTAGCTTTGCGATGCAATTTTTCGGGTATTCAAGGTTGGTTGTCTTTCTATTTCAAGAGTCCTATGCACGACCTTGAACATGTGCCGGAACACGACTTGTTTATCCAGTATATAAAACTAAAAAATACATTGCGTTCTATTATTGGAGAAGAGACGCTGGACTATATTGATTAA
- a CDS encoding NDP-sugar synthase, with amino-acid sequence MKYAIIAAGLGSRLQSEGVSLPKPLVKLGGEAMIDRLIRIFLANNAESVSVIVNEEMKEVQEHLQALSLPVPLHLVVKSTPSSMHSFFELSQTLAGGKFCLTTVDTIFKEEEFSDYIKAFETDLTSDGLMAVTDYIDDEKPLYVVTDNALAITDFRDTYYAEAKYISGGIYCLNQSGIDTLRASMEAGVSRMRNYQRRLVTHGLKLKAYPFTKIIDVDHAEDIEKAEKFIY; translated from the coding sequence ATGAAATATGCTATAATAGCAGCAGGTCTTGGATCGCGTCTGCAATCGGAAGGAGTATCTTTGCCTAAGCCTCTTGTAAAACTTGGCGGTGAAGCGATGATAGACAGGTTGATTCGTATTTTTTTGGCTAACAACGCTGAATCTGTAAGTGTTATTGTAAACGAAGAAATGAAAGAAGTTCAGGAGCATTTGCAAGCACTTTCGTTGCCTGTGCCCCTGCATTTGGTTGTTAAAAGTACGCCAAGCTCCATGCACAGCTTTTTTGAACTTTCTCAAACGCTGGCCGGAGGTAAATTCTGTTTAACGACAGTTGATACGATTTTTAAAGAGGAAGAGTTTTCCGATTATATTAAAGCATTTGAAACCGATTTGACAAGCGATGGCCTGATGGCCGTAACAGACTACATTGATGATGAAAAGCCTCTTTACGTTGTTACAGACAACGCATTGGCTATAACAGACTTTCGTGATACGTATTATGCTGAGGCAAAATACATATCAGGAGGGATATACTGCTTAAATCAATCAGGTATTGATACCTTACGGGCATCCATGGAGGCGGGAGTATCGCGAATGCGTAATTATCAACGGAGATTAGTTACACACGGTCTTAAGTTAAAAGCATATCCATTCACAAAAATAATCGATGTCGATCATGCAGAAGACATCGAAAAGGCAGAAAAATTTATATACTAA
- a CDS encoding CDP-alcohol phosphatidyltransferase family protein has protein sequence MKEEIKSTLKSMDTEEFIDLVFYRPIGYLWAKLFEKLNVTPNAVSVASIFLGVAAGILFYFDDLSYTIPGILLLIWANSFDSADGQLARMTGQYSRLGRVLDGVCGDIWFITIYAAICLRLTPEFGIWIWVLGAAAGYFHSMQASMADYYRNFHLYFLKGKKGSELEDSSVLVARNSEITWKSDPVEKFFMFFYVPYTQNQEKRTTKMQQFRSTLRNVYGDQEIPQWLRDMFRAKSKPLMKYTNILSFNTRVIALFISLLINIPWLYFVFELTVLNILLVYMRTTHEKICTETESIVLQKENNV, from the coding sequence ATGAAAGAAGAAATAAAATCTACGCTTAAGTCGATGGATACCGAGGAATTTATTGACTTGGTATTTTATCGCCCGATAGGCTATTTATGGGCAAAATTGTTTGAAAAGCTAAATGTTACGCCCAATGCCGTTAGTGTCGCTTCCATATTTTTAGGCGTAGCAGCCGGGATCTTGTTTTATTTCGACGATCTTAGTTATACCATTCCGGGTATCTTATTACTTATTTGGGCAAATTCATTTGATAGCGCAGATGGGCAGCTAGCCCGTATGACGGGACAATACTCCAGACTGGGCCGTGTTCTCGATGGCGTTTGTGGTGATATCTGGTTTATCACAATTTATGCAGCTATCTGTTTACGGCTAACCCCCGAGTTTGGTATATGGATATGGGTACTTGGAGCTGCAGCAGGCTATTTTCATAGTATGCAGGCATCCATGGCCGATTACTACAGAAACTTCCATCTCTATTTTCTAAAAGGGAAAAAGGGCAGCGAGCTCGAAGACTCCTCAGTGCTGGTAGCCAGAAACAGTGAAATAACATGGAAGTCGGATCCGGTCGAGAAGTTCTTTATGTTCTTTTATGTACCCTATACACAAAATCAGGAAAAGCGTACAACCAAGATGCAACAGTTCCGGAGCACACTTCGCAATGTGTACGGCGACCAGGAGATTCCTCAGTGGTTACGCGACATGTTCCGTGCAAAGAGCAAGCCATTAATGAAATATACAAACATACTCTCATTCAATACCCGGGTGATAGCGCTGTTTATTTCATTGCTAATCAATATACCCTGGCTCTATTTTGTGTTCGAATTAACCGTGCTGAATATCCTTTTGGTGTATATGCGTACAACCCACGAGAAAATTTGTACGGAGACTGAATCTATTGTCTTACAGAAAGAAAACAACGTATGA
- a CDS encoding HAD family hydrolase: MIKGLIFDYGATIDSNGKHWAEVIWEQYVAAKVPVTKQQFRAAYVYAERALAVNPYIKPEDNFRQLMLVKIKLEFDYLLNEAILGPDDAWNETIKAIAEGCYQEAKHTVAEAIKTLKILSERYPMVLVSNFYGNIQAVLADFGVDSFFPSIIESAIVGVRKPDPAIFMLGVEALNLKPSEVMVIGDSYRKDIQPAQSIGCETIWIKGIGWDESEDKIDHPAIITDFSELCNLL, encoded by the coding sequence ATGATTAAAGGATTGATATTTGACTACGGAGCCACCATCGATTCGAACGGAAAGCATTGGGCCGAAGTTATCTGGGAACAATATGTTGCTGCCAAAGTACCCGTTACCAAACAGCAATTCAGAGCCGCCTATGTGTATGCTGAAAGAGCGCTTGCCGTAAATCCGTACATAAAGCCCGAAGACAACTTCCGTCAGCTTATGCTGGTTAAGATAAAGCTGGAGTTCGATTATTTACTGAATGAAGCAATTCTTGGACCCGATGATGCCTGGAACGAAACTATAAAAGCCATTGCAGAGGGATGCTATCAGGAAGCTAAACACACGGTAGCAGAGGCAATAAAGACATTAAAGATATTGTCCGAACGCTATCCCATGGTATTGGTTTCCAATTTTTATGGAAACATACAGGCGGTACTTGCCGATTTTGGTGTCGATTCATTCTTCCCCTCAATCATCGAATCGGCCATAGTAGGCGTGAGAAAACCCGATCCGGCCATCTTTATGTTGGGCGTGGAGGCACTTAATCTAAAGCCATCCGAAGTAATGGTTATCGGAGACTCTTACCGAAAAGACATCCAGCCGGCTCAATCCATCGGATGCGAAACCATATGGATAAAAGGAATCGGATGGGATGAGTCGGAAGATAAAATTGATCATCCCGCCATCATTACAGACTTCTCCGAACTCTGCAACCTGCTATAA
- a CDS encoding helix-turn-helix domain-containing protein yields MKPKDLPFVDILLINEIIGHPHAFPNDLVIETLESKFGEPEDCNEACMHVERDVDNPMNVRINGICFILVTKGSLTVNIDYVKFEIKKNSLFFTLPDHIVEFCSHTPDIEGQILVISKDFLVNSLRPVGDTDDSLQYMFLRKNPSAKLDEDEVKVIGSLFRLIRKRAEVKNHLFHKEAIQSLLFHLFFELKNIIFQKNDIVPVVLSRKEELFQQFLKLLFKHNREQHAVSFYANKLCISPQYLSAILKDLTGKTTNNWIDNSLILDAKVMLKAPNATVQQVSDMLSFANQSTFGKFFKKHAGLSPAEYRRGRQ; encoded by the coding sequence ATGAAGCCGAAAGATTTACCATTCGTCGATATTTTACTTATTAATGAAATAATAGGGCATCCACATGCTTTTCCGAACGATTTAGTAATTGAAACTCTTGAGTCTAAATTTGGTGAGCCGGAGGATTGTAATGAGGCTTGCATGCATGTAGAAAGGGACGTAGACAATCCAATGAATGTCCGGATTAATGGAATCTGCTTCATTCTTGTTACAAAAGGTAGTCTGACGGTAAATATTGATTACGTCAAATTTGAAATAAAAAAGAATTCGCTGTTTTTTACTTTGCCGGATCATATTGTGGAGTTTTGCTCCCATACGCCCGACATAGAAGGGCAAATCCTGGTTATTTCGAAAGATTTTCTGGTAAACTCGTTAAGGCCAGTGGGGGATACGGACGACTCGCTTCAATATATGTTTCTGCGAAAGAATCCTTCGGCTAAACTGGATGAAGACGAGGTAAAGGTGATTGGCTCATTGTTTAGATTGATTAGAAAGAGGGCTGAAGTAAAAAATCATTTGTTTCATAAAGAAGCCATACAGTCTCTTTTGTTTCATCTGTTTTTTGAACTGAAAAATATAATCTTCCAGAAAAACGATATAGTTCCTGTTGTGCTGTCGCGTAAGGAGGAGCTGTTCCAACAGTTTCTGAAGTTGCTATTCAAACATAACCGCGAACAGCATGCCGTTAGCTTTTATGCAAATAAACTTTGCATTTCGCCTCAGTATTTGTCTGCGATATTGAAAGATCTGACTGGAAAGACAACGAACAACTGGATTGATAATTCGCTTATTCTGGATGCTAAAGTGATGCTAAAGGCTCCGAACGCCACTGTTCAGCAAGTTTCGGATATGCTAAGTTTTGCAAATCAATCTACATTCGGAAAGTTTTTCAAAAAACATGCAGGACTATCGCCGGCCGAATACAGAAGAGGCAGGCAATAG
- the pheT gene encoding phenylalanine--tRNA ligase subunit beta — MNISYNWLKEYLDFDLQPEEVAAALTSIGLETGGVEEVQTIKGGLEGLFIGEVLTCEEHPNSDHLHVTTVNVGEEAPLQIVCGAPNVAAGQKVVVAVNGTKLYDGEECFTIKRSKIRGVESNGMICAEDEIGIGTDHAGIIVLPETAVVGTLAKDYYNVKSDYVLEVDITPNRVDATSHYGVARDLAAYLKQNNKPAALKLPSVEAFKIDDETPAIEVVVENTEACPRYSGLTIKGVTVKESPEWLQNRLNVIGLRPINNVVDITNFILHELGQPLHSFDAAKVKGNKVIVKTQPEGTPFVTLDGVTRTLTERDLMICNTQEAMCIGGVFGGLDSGVTEQTTDVFLESAYFHPTWIRKTARRFGLNTDASFRFERGLDPNNTVYVLKRAALLIQELAGGKICGAVQDVYPEPVKPYSVSVSFEKINTLIGKNIPVQTVKNILASLEMTIVSETAEGLDIEVPVYRVDVLRDVDVIEDILRIYGYNNIEFSDSVKSNLSYKTPTDKSYDLQNLISEQLCGCGFNEILNNSLTRAAYYESLSTYPASHSVMLMNPLSADLNSMRQTLLFGGLESIAHNRNRKNGDVKFYEFGNCYDYDIDKKKDDETLSAFSEDYRLGLWISGNKVSNNWAHPDEKATVYELKAYVVNVLVRLGVNVSKVIFGNLTNDIYSAALSITTVSGRQLGTLGIINKKVCKALDIDTEVYYAELSWTLLMKEIKKSKVTFSDISKFPAVKRDLALLLNKNVQFAEVQKIAFDSDKKLLKKVELFDVYEGKNLLPGKKSYAVSFYLQDEEKTLNDKQIDTIMKKIQTNLEQKLDAKLR; from the coding sequence ATGAATATATCTTACAACTGGCTGAAGGAATATCTTGATTTTGATTTACAGCCTGAAGAAGTTGCTGCGGCCCTGACATCTATTGGTTTGGAAACAGGTGGAGTAGAAGAGGTTCAAACAATTAAAGGCGGACTCGAAGGCCTTTTTATTGGCGAAGTACTTACTTGCGAAGAACACCCTAACTCAGACCATTTACATGTAACAACCGTAAATGTAGGCGAGGAAGCACCTTTACAAATAGTATGCGGTGCACCCAATGTAGCAGCCGGACAAAAGGTTGTTGTTGCTGTAAATGGAACCAAGTTATACGACGGCGAAGAATGTTTTACCATTAAACGTTCAAAGATCCGTGGAGTAGAGTCGAACGGTATGATCTGTGCCGAAGACGAGATTGGAATCGGAACCGACCATGCAGGAATAATTGTACTTCCCGAAACAGCAGTTGTAGGTACATTGGCAAAAGATTATTATAATGTGAAGAGCGACTATGTTTTGGAAGTGGATATCACACCAAACAGAGTAGACGCAACCTCACACTACGGAGTGGCACGCGACCTTGCTGCCTATCTGAAACAAAATAACAAACCGGCAGCATTGAAACTTCCTTCGGTGGAAGCATTCAAGATTGACGACGAAACTCCGGCAATCGAAGTGGTAGTCGAAAATACAGAAGCATGCCCCCGTTACTCCGGACTAACCATCAAGGGCGTAACCGTAAAGGAAAGCCCCGAGTGGTTGCAGAACCGTTTGAACGTTATCGGACTTCGTCCTATTAATAACGTGGTAGACATTACCAACTTCATCTTGCATGAATTGGGTCAGCCACTACATTCGTTCGATGCCGCCAAGGTAAAAGGCAATAAGGTAATTGTGAAAACACAACCCGAAGGAACCCCGTTTGTAACATTAGACGGCGTAACCCGTACCCTTACAGAACGCGATCTGATGATATGTAATACCCAGGAAGCCATGTGTATTGGTGGTGTATTTGGCGGACTGGACTCTGGCGTTACAGAACAAACAACCGATGTTTTTCTTGAATCAGCCTATTTCCATCCAACCTGGATTCGTAAAACGGCCCGTCGCTTCGGACTAAACACCGATGCCTCTTTCCGTTTCGAACGAGGATTAGATCCAAACAACACCGTATATGTATTGAAACGTGCCGCTCTCCTTATTCAGGAACTTGCCGGAGGTAAGATCTGCGGAGCTGTGCAGGATGTATATCCGGAGCCGGTTAAACCCTATTCGGTGTCTGTGTCATTCGAAAAGATAAACACACTGATCGGAAAAAACATACCCGTTCAGACGGTAAAGAATATCCTTGCAAGCCTCGAAATGACAATCGTTTCGGAAACTGCCGAAGGTTTGGACATCGAAGTGCCCGTTTATCGTGTGGATGTACTGCGCGATGTGGACGTAATTGAAGATATACTCCGTATTTACGGCTATAACAATATTGAATTCAGCGACAGCGTAAAGTCGAATTTAAGCTATAAGACACCGACCGACAAAAGCTACGATCTTCAGAACCTGATTTCGGAACAGCTTTGTGGATGCGGATTTAATGAGATCCTTAATAATTCGCTTACCCGCGCCGCCTATTACGAAAGTCTGTCCACTTACCCGGCATCACACTCGGTAATGCTGATGAATCCGCTTAGTGCCGACTTAAACTCTATGCGTCAGACCTTGTTGTTTGGTGGATTAGAAAGCATAGCACACAACCGCAACCGTAAAAACGGCGATGTGAAGTTCTATGAATTCGGAAATTGCTACGATTACGATATCGACAAAAAGAAGGACGACGAAACCTTGTCGGCCTTCAGCGAAGACTATCGCTTAGGATTGTGGATCAGCGGAAACAAAGTTTCCAATAACTGGGCACACCCCGACGAAAAGGCAACCGTTTACGAATTGAAAGCCTATGTGGTAAACGTTTTGGTTCGCCTTGGTGTAAACGTAAGCAAAGTAATATTCGGCAACCTTACAAACGATATATATTCTGCCGCCCTTAGTATCACTACGGTTTCGGGCAGACAACTGGGAACCCTCGGTATTATAAACAAGAAAGTTTGCAAAGCCCTGGATATAGATACCGAAGTATACTACGCCGAATTGTCGTGGACACTGCTAATGAAGGAAATTAAGAAGAGTAAGGTAACCTTCTCCGACATATCAAAGTTCCCTGCTGTAAAGCGAGATCTTGCACTCCTTTTGAATAAGAACGTACAGTTTGCCGAAGTTCAGAAAATCGCTTTCGACAGTGATAAGAAATTACTGAAAAAAGTAGAACTGTTCGATGTATACGAAGGAAAGAATCTGTTACCTGGAAAGAAATCCTATGCCGTAAGCTTCTATCTTCAGGACGAAGAAAAAACGTTGAACGACAAACAGATCGACACCATCATGAAGAAGATCCAGACGAACCTGGAACAAAAACTAGATGCGAAGTTAAGATAA
- a CDS encoding YebC/PmpR family DNA-binding transcriptional regulator → MGRAFEYRKARKMKRWGNMARVFTKLGKEITIAVKTGGPDPETNPRLRVLIQTSKKENMPKENVERAVKKATSKDFTDYKEMNYEGYGPYGIAIFVETATDNTTRTVANVRSYFNKLGGSLGTSGSLEFLFDHKCVFHVVKKEGLSLEDLELELIDYGVDEIDEDETEIVIYGEFAQNSNIQKYLEENGFEITSAEFERIPNDTKTVTPEQREQIEKLIDRLEDDEDVQNVFHNMKEDDVDDEE, encoded by the coding sequence ATGGGAAGAGCGTTCGAATATCGTAAAGCGAGAAAAATGAAACGTTGGGGGAACATGGCCCGTGTTTTTACCAAATTGGGAAAAGAAATCACAATAGCTGTAAAAACCGGAGGCCCCGATCCTGAAACAAATCCCCGCCTTCGTGTACTTATACAGACTTCCAAGAAAGAAAACATGCCGAAGGAAAATGTAGAACGTGCAGTCAAGAAGGCAACTTCGAAAGATTTCACCGACTACAAGGAAATGAACTACGAAGGTTATGGTCCTTACGGTATTGCAATCTTTGTTGAAACAGCCACAGACAACACCACCCGTACCGTGGCAAATGTTCGCAGCTACTTCAATAAATTAGGAGGCTCGCTTGGCACATCAGGCAGTTTAGAGTTTCTTTTCGACCACAAGTGTGTATTCCACGTAGTAAAGAAAGAAGGCCTGTCTCTCGAAGATCTGGAGTTGGAATTGATAGACTATGGCGTAGATGAGATTGATGAAGACGAAACCGAAATTGTTATTTACGGTGAGTTTGCACAAAACTCAAACATCCAGAAGTATTTGGAAGAAAACGGGTTCGAAATCACAAGTGCCGAATTCGAACGTATCCCTAACGATACAAAAACTGTTACACCCGAACAACGCGAACAGATCGAAAAACTGATCGACAGACTGGAAGACGACGAAGACGTACAAAATGTTTTTCATAACATGAAGGAAGACGACGTTGACGACGAAGAGTAA